CTTCCGGCAAATCTCCGTCAAGATTCGTGATGAATTCTATATCTTTATGGGCATTTTTATAAAGCGGTACGACATCGTTAATCAAGTAGTTTACATTTATGTATTCAAAATTAGCCTCGGGAAGCCTTGCATAAAGCGAAAATTCATCTACAAGGTTTTTTAAATCGCCGACCTCTTTAATAATGGTATCTACCATTTCATTAAAAATCAAATCTTCATTGCCTGCCTTTCCGCCAAATTTTCTCTTAAGCCTTTCGGCCGAAAGCTTAATCGGGGTCAGGGGATTTTTTATTTCGTGCGCCATGCGTTTCGCAACCTCCTCCCATGCCGCAACCCTCTGTGCCTTCATCATATCCGTCGTATCGTTTAAAACGATGATAAAACCTATATAATTATTTAATTCGTCTTTCATAACCGTCAGATTTACGATATAAACCTTCACGCCGCTTTTAACATTAAGTTTTACCTCTTTTGTTATGCTTTCTTTATCCTCTCCTGCCAAATCTTTTATCATGCCCCTTATATCCGAAAACGCCGTTTTATCGAAAACATCTTTATAATGAAGGTTGACGGACTTTTTAGAATTTAAGTCGAACATATTCTCGGCGGCATTATTTATATTTCTAATTTTACCGGTCTTGTCTATGGCAATGACGCCGGCATGAATATTTTTAAGAATTATTTCCATATATTTTCTTCTTCTATCTATTTCTTCGTTAACCTTTCGCAAATCAAGATTAGCCTTTTCTATTACCTGCTTATTTTTACTTAAATCCTTAGCCATGACATTAAAAGAATCTATAAGCATCCCTATTTCATCGTCGGAACCGGCGGGAACCGAGGTATCCAGATTCCCCGCAGCCACCTTTTTGGTTCCCTCCACCAGGTCTATTATCGGCTTTGTCAACTTTTTTGACAGGTAAAATCCCACCCATAAAGAAATAAATAAAATAATAAGGGTAAATATGGAAAAAAATATAAGGTAAGTCGTTTCCATAGGATTTTTCATGAACCGTATCTGCGAATATTCTTTGTAAAAATTAGAGAGCCAGTATATCTTGCGGACAATCTTTTCCTGCCCGCCCGCATTATGTTTATGGTAAAATCTTGCGATGTCGATTGAGTAATCCATTGCCTTTTCTATTTTTGGGGCATACCACTTGTTGATAATATTGGCGGCAAAACCGGTTGCGACTATTACGACGAACATAAACACGGATGGAACAAGAGAGACTATCACGAACAAAGAAACCAGCTTTGTCCTTAATTTTGCCCCCGTAACCTTCATTTTTCTTTCTATAAGGAGTTTGATTACATTCCTTATGACTAAAAAGAGCATAAATAAAAACAGGATTACGGTTATATTTATGTAAGCGTAAACGATAATCTTGGATGTTAAGGATGTATTCGTAAAAGAAATCATCCTGATTTCCGCAAAGGTTGAGATTATTATCAGAAATACCGTTACGATTATAAATATAATCTCTCTTCTTATCCTGATTTTTTCGATCGATTTGCCTTTATCTTTCATCTTGTATATTGTTAAAAAATAAGTTTAATAAATAAATTTAAGGCTGTATGTATTTGTGGTCATCAGGAAATAACCTGTAAAAAACGGGATATAATTAAGAGGAAACGGGATATGGAATGTGCCTAAAACTCCTCTTATAATTATCTCGTATTTGCGGCCCGGCCTGAAATTTCTTTTGGCCCGTACACGCAAATTTTGAACCTTAGACATATAGGCTAATGCGCCGCTAAACGACCTCGCTATTAATCTTTTGCCGAATTTACCCATGTAATTATATCTTATAATGAAATAATTATTCAGCTCATCGTATTTTATAGAATTTACTAAAACACGGTCGTATAAAACCCTCCCGCCCGGTTCCGCCCGCACCTTAACATAAAATCGGAATTTGACGGGAAACCCGCTTAAAATAGCTTTTTTTAAGTCTTCGTTAAAAGCGTTGCTTACTTTAAAATATAAAATAACGCTGTTTTTATTATAGGATGTTACTATTACATCCGAGATTTTCGCCATCCCGAAAGCTTTCAGGGGGGGGAATAAGACAGCGGCAAAAATCGCCGGAAATATAATAAACTTAATTAAAAACGGCACAGCCTTTTCCTTTTTTTTCATTCTTAATCCTGCCTTAATCATTTACTTAAGATAGATTTTATTGTATCATAAAAAAATATGAAAGTATTAGTATTAGGCTGCGGCACTTCAACGGGGGTTCCGTTAATCGGATGCAATTGCAAAATTTGCACATCAGACAATCCAAGAAACAAAAGACTAAGGCCGTCGATTCTCGTGTCGGAAAATAACCTGAATATTTTAATCGACACGCCTCCCGATTTACGAACCCAAGCGCTAAAGGAAAATGTAAAAAACATCGATGCCGTCCTATATACCCACACCCACGCGGACCATCTTTTCGGAATAGACGATTTAAGGATGTTTAACTACATTAAAAATGCCCCGATACCCATATATGCCTCCGAAACAGCGATACATTTCATCGAAAATAAATTCGATTATATATTTAAAGAGAAAACGCTTTCAAGCAAGCCTAACCTTACGCCGAATATATTAAAAGGCAGGATTGAAATTAACGGGTTAAGCATAACGGCTGTTCCCGTTTACCACGGCGAAGACATAATAAACGGATATAGAATAAACGATTTTGCATATATTACCGATGTTTCAAAAATACCGGAAACATCTTTTAAATTATTAAGCGGCTTAAAGGTATTGATGATTGACGCCCTGAGATATAAACCGCACCCGACGCATTTAAGCATTGATGAAGCGATAAC
This is a stretch of genomic DNA from Candidatus Acidulodesulfobacterium ferriphilum. It encodes these proteins:
- a CDS encoding HAMP domain-containing protein, which gives rise to MKDKGKSIEKIRIRREIIFIIVTVFLIIISTFAEIRMISFTNTSLTSKIIVYAYINITVILFLFMLFLVIRNVIKLLIERKMKVTGAKLRTKLVSLFVIVSLVPSVFMFVVIVATGFAANIINKWYAPKIEKAMDYSIDIARFYHKHNAGGQEKIVRKIYWLSNFYKEYSQIRFMKNPMETTYLIFFSIFTLIILFISLWVGFYLSKKLTKPIIDLVEGTKKVAAGNLDTSVPAGSDDEIGMLIDSFNVMAKDLSKNKQVIEKANLDLRKVNEEIDRRRKYMEIILKNIHAGVIAIDKTGKIRNINNAAENMFDLNSKKSVNLHYKDVFDKTAFSDIRGMIKDLAGEDKESITKEVKLNVKSGVKVYIVNLTVMKDELNNYIGFIIVLNDTTDMMKAQRVAAWEEVAKRMAHEIKNPLTPIKLSAERLKRKFGGKAGNEDLIFNEMVDTIIKEVGDLKNLVDEFSLYARLPEANFEYINVNYLINDVVPLYKNAHKDIEFITNLDGDLPEVYIDKQQMKRAFMNIIDNGVYSVLLKRQGRKESAGYSGRITISTKKDADKNIVRIVFADNGTGMEGEVMQNMYEPYFSTKQGGTGLGLAITKNIMVENNAQIRAENNEDGGASFIIELKPGEGRVKIK
- a CDS encoding DUF4390 domain-containing protein, yielding MIKAGLRMKKKEKAVPFLIKFIIFPAIFAAVLFPPLKAFGMAKISDVIVTSYNKNSVILYFKVSNAFNEDLKKAILSGFPVKFRFYVKVRAEPGGRVLYDRVLVNSIKYDELNNYFIIRYNYMGKFGKRLIARSFSGALAYMSKVQNLRVRAKRNFRPGRKYEIIIRGVLGTFHIPFPLNYIPFFTGYFLMTTNTYSLKFIY
- a CDS encoding MBL fold metallo-hydrolase — translated: MKVLVLGCGTSTGVPLIGCNCKICTSDNPRNKRLRPSILVSENNLNILIDTPPDLRTQALKENVKNIDAVLYTHTHADHLFGIDDLRMFNYIKNAPIPIYASETAIHFIENKFDYIFKEKTLSSKPNLTPNILKGRIEINGLSITAVPVYHGEDIINGYRINDFAYITDVSKIPETSFKLLSGLKVLMIDALRYKPHPTHLSIDEAITVSRRINPVRTYFTHMGHNIDYEEIKKYGANGNFIPAYDGLTFEV